The following coding sequences lie in one Lycium ferocissimum isolate CSIRO_LF1 unplaced genomic scaffold, AGI_CSIRO_Lferr_CH_V1 ctg12174, whole genome shotgun sequence genomic window:
- the LOC132041883 gene encoding uncharacterized protein LOC132041883: MQVSVRGPSGANYQASGQHGGYTASSASIQRPTLDRACFEYGEIGHIKRKLVEKGCLAYLTHIRDTSADTPSLDSIPVVREFADVFFADLPGMPPNRDIDFRIDLDPVTRPISIPSYRMLQGVSVFSKIDLRSGYHRLKIRAEDVPKIAFRTSLQHVFTQKDLKSRQRRWIELLKDYHITILYHPGKANVVADALSRKSTGMGILARLISSERPLAREVQTLANSYMGLDISNTGKVLACVEARSSLLEQIKAKQFEDAKLCKIRDKVLRNDAKEVVIDEEGVLRIKGRVCVPCVGDLIKTILKEAHTLMYRSPIGWFDAFEVRPWGTDLLREFLEKVKVIQIKILAAQNRQKEYADRKVRDLEFEEGEQVLLKVAYKLALPPGLSGVHPVFHVSMLKRYHGDGSYIIRWNSIFLDENLSYEEEPAAILYRDVRKLRTKEIASVKVQWKNRPVEEATWETESDMSNKYPHLFVES; this comes from the exons ATGCAAGTGTCAGTTAGGGGCCCATCAGGGGCAAATTATCAGGCTTCCGGTCAGCATGGAGGCTATACTGCTTCATCAGCTTCTATTCAGCGGCCTACGCTGGACCGTGCTTGCTTCGAGTATGGTGAGATAGGGCATATTAAGAG GAAGCTAGTAGAGAAGGGTTGTTTAGCTTATCTGACACATATCCGTGATACCAGTGCAGATACTCCATCCCTTGATTCGATTCCagtggtacgcgagtttgcGGATGTATTTTTCGCGGACTTGCCTGGTATGCCACCGAATCGTGATATTGACTTCAGAATTGACTTAGACCCAGTgactcgtcctatctctatCCCATCTTATAGGATG TTACAGGGAGTttctgtgttctctaaaatcGATTTGAGATCAGGGTACCATCGGTTAAAGATTCGGGCGGAGGATGTTCCTAAAATCGCTTTTCGAACcag tttgcagcatgtgttcactcaAAAGGATCTGAAGTCTAGACAGCGGAGATGGATAGAACTGTTGAAGGACTATCACATCACTATTTTGTATCACCCTggtaaggctaatgtagtagctgacgCATTGAGCAGGAAGTCGACTGGTATGGGAATTCTGGCTCGTTTGATCTCTTCTGAGCGTCCGTTGGCTAGAGAGGtgcagactctggctaacagttatATGGGACTGGATATTTCTAACACAGGAaaggtgttggcttgtgttgaggctcgaTCTTCATTATTAGAGCAGATTAAAGCTAAACAGTTTGAAGATGCTAAGCTATGTAAAATACGTGATAAGGTGTTGCGTAATGACGCCAAAGAGGTCGTGATTGATGAGGAAGGCGTGTTGCGGATCAAAGGACGAGtgtgtgtgccatgtgtgggcGACTTGATTAAGACCATTCTGAAAGAGGCTCATACTTTGAT GTAtaggtctcctattggatggtttgatgcattCGAGGTGAGACCATGGGGTACTGACCTTCTGAGGGAGTTcctagagaaggtgaaggtgattcaaaTCAAGATTTTGGCAGCGCAGAATAGgcagaaggagtatgcggaccgcaaggttcgagatcttgagtttgaggaAGGAGAGCAAGTGctattgaag GTGGCTtacaagttggctttacctccgggATTATCAGGTGTTCATCCGGTGTTCCATGTGTCGATGTTAAAGAGGTACCACGGTGATGGTTCCTATATCATCCGTTGGAATTCGATTTTTTTAGATGAAAATCTGTCGTATGAGGAAGAGCCCGCTGCTATCTTATACAGggatgttcgcaagttgaggaCTAAGGAAATAGCTTCTGTGAAAGTTCAATGGAAGAATCGACCAGTGgaagaagctacttgggagacagAGTCCGATATGAGTAACAAATACCCTCACCTTTTCGTTGAATCAG